CTCTCTGTGGAGGAAGCATTCAATAAGTTAATCAagaatcatttgaattCCATCCCTGTGGAGTCAGAACCAGGTGATATGAATTGTTTGACATTTgattataatgatttaaacgcatatcttttattggtactaaataaaataaatgttaataataaaaaaatcaCCCAAGATTGTCAAAATGGTAAACCTGTCCCAGTAGGTGAAATTGTGAAATTGACTCCAAAAAACCCCTTTTATAAGCTACCAGAAACTGAAAACTTATCCACCGTCATGGGAATATTAGGTTCTGGGGTTCATCGTGTCGCAGTGACTAATGTTGAAATGACAAAAGTAAAAGGTGTCTTATCTCAAAGCCGTCTAATCAAATACCTTTGGGACAACGCTAGATCGTTCCCAACATTAGAGGCCTTATTTaattattcattgaaagatttacaaATAGGTGTATTAAATACTAACTCCAAACCAACATCGAGACAGTCCCGTGTCATTTCAATCCATGGCGATGAACCATTAATTATGGCACTTTACAAAATGTATATAGAAAGGATTTCTTCCATTGCAGTTATTGATAATCAGGGAAATTTAATTGGTAACATCTCAGTGACTGATGTCAAACATGTCACTAGGACTTCCCAGTATCCATTACTTCATAAAAATTGTCGTCATTTCATTTCAGTCATCTTGAATTCAAGGGGATTAGAGACTGGTAAAGATTCGTTCCCGATATTCCATGTATATCCAACAAGTTCTTTAGCAAGAACTTTGGCCAAATTAGTAGCAACTAAATCGCATAGATTATGGATTGTTCAACCTCCGGAAGTTAATGTATCCTCCTCATCTTCAGTGAATGGAAATGCATCCAATGCAAACAGTCATTCAAGTTCTTCTACCAATGTCAATTATTCACCACTAATGACTTCAGTAGATGATCCATTATCCCCAGCACCATCTAAAATTCCATCCCAAccaaatttatttgaaaaagaatatcGTACAGGTAAACTAATTGGCGTTGTTTCATTGACAGATATTATCAGCTTATTTGCCAGAAAACAAACTGAATATAAACAAGTTGATCCCCAAACAGCTAGAAGACAAAGAGGGAGTGTTGTGTAGATGAGGAAAATCATGGAACAATCCGgctttttccttttcttaCAAATTTAACATCAATCAATCGATTAAATATAACCAGATGGGGAAAGAGATACATATGTTCACATATTAAGTAAACTTTATCGTTTTATACAAACAGAATATTATAGCACATTTATAGTTTAAGAGATATACCCGTTACCGATGCATCAAGGGGATATATAGTATCCATATGTAGACAATTTGCAAATCGAGgtaaaagaattgaaatgCTCACGCTTGACGGGTTTTAAGTGTGCGTTACCAAGCGTCTTTGTATGTCAATTCAAAAGCAGTACTAAAGACGCATTAATTTTACCAAAGGTAAGTTTTTATGACATCTTTTAAAGATTCTCTATGACAGTTGTTCTATGTAGTTTGTAATATACATCCAAACACCACTAACATTAAAGAGAGAGTGAAGTGCGGAACCGGCTCTTTCGTTCGGAACGATATTCCGCTGGAGAAACCTTGTGAAGGCCGAATGACTAACAATTGAAGCGACTTCCataaaatttgaaagatttaacTGATGAACTGCGCAGAGAAATAGATTTCTCGACAGCCGACTACGCAAGACTTAGTGAAGATCTCACTCATCGAGCGGTACCATGATATCTTTCTTCTGCATTTTTGAAGCtcatacatatatatactatataattattttacGTCtgttaaaaaataaatatataaattttcaaaagtagTCATCTCAGTCATAGTTAGTAGTACTTAGAAGACAAGCTTAGTTATTAGCTCGAGGTAACCGAAAACTTTGGGTTTGTTCATTAAATCAACAATTCTGTAAGTGAAAACACCTGctggaaaataaagaaatagCAAGAAATACCATACTGCTGTGATAGAAAGACAATTCGGAAATATACGTAAAAGGCAGTCCAATGGCAACTTTTAAAAATTATCTGGGTTGAGGGACAACTTCAGTCTCTTAGGTGAAAAAATAAGATTCTGGTTGCTAACCGTGGTGAAATCCCAATTAGAATTTTCAGATCTGCTCATGAATTGTCTATGAGAACTGTAGCCATCTATTCTCACGAAGATCGTTTATCCACTCACAGATTAAAGGCAGATGAATCGTACGTAATCGGTGAACAAGGTGAATTTACCCCAGTTGGTGCATATCTAGCTATTGAcgaaattattaatattgcCAAAAAGCACGGCGTTGATTTCATCCATCCAGGTTATGGATTCCTTTCTGAAAATTCCGAATTTGCTGAAAAGGTTGCCGCAAATGGTATTACATGGATCGGTCCACCTTCCTCAGTCATCGATTCTGTCGGTGATAAAGTTTCTGCTAGAAATTTAGCTGAAAGAGCAAATGTTCCAACTGTTCCTGGTACTCCAGGGCCAATCAAAACGTCTAAGGAAGCTGAAGAGTTTGTCGCCCAATATGGATATCCTGTGATTATTAAAGCTGCAtttggtggtggtggtagAGGTATGAGAGTAGTCAGAGAAGGTGATGATATTGCCGATGCTTTCCAACGTGCTTCTTCTGAGGCGCTAACAGCCTTTGGTAACGGGACATGTTTCGTTGAAAGGTTTTTGAATAAGCCTAAACATATCGAAGTTCA
Above is a genomic segment from Naumovozyma dairenensis CBS 421 chromosome 6, complete genome containing:
- the SDS24 gene encoding Sds24p (similar to Saccharomyces cerevisiae SDS24 (YBR214W) and SDS23 (YGL056C); ancestral locus Anc_6.107), whose protein sequence is MSSPFNNNNNNNNNTNNIGATNPANSSTPTSRHASIVEMLSTPPPLGPNVVGITEEFSAVPNNDTDGGNKDQSDGSGNFGLSAAPMKKTPSQCLESVHIQKWQHIQLSQLVEPNKLIFIPGSLSVEEAFNKLIKNHLNSIPVESEPGDMNCLTFDYNDLNAYLLLVLNKINVNNKKITQDCQNGKPVPVGEIVKLTPKNPFYKLPETENLSTVMGILGSGVHRVAVTNVEMTKVKGVLSQSRLIKYLWDNARSFPTLEALFNYSLKDLQIGVLNTNSKPTSRQSRVISIHGDEPLIMALYKMYIERISSIAVIDNQGNLIGNISVTDVKHVTRTSQYPLLHKNCRHFISVILNSRGLETGKDSFPIFHVYPTSSLARTLAKLVATKSHRLWIVQPPEVNVSSSSSVNGNASNANSHSSSSTNVNYSPLMTSVDDPLSPAPSKIPSQPNLFEKEYRTGKLIGVVSLTDIISLFARKQTEYKQVDPQTARRQRGSVV